TCCCTCTGGCGGTTATCGCCCGGAGGTTTTATGATGAAAGGCTGGAAAAAGTCCTCCTGAGTATGCGGGAACAGGCGGGCATGCGGGTGATTTCCCGAGGCGAGAACACCCGTGAGATAATCCGCGCGCTGAGAGATGGATACGGAATAGGAGTACTCATCGATCAGGATACAAGGGTGAAAGGAACCTTTGTAGATTTTTTCGGAAAACCCGCCTGGACGGCTACCGGGCCGGCGTACCTTTCGCTCCGTTACGGGGCGCCGGTAGTGCCGATTTTCACCTATCGCGACCAGGATGACCGTCACCATGCATGTATCGGCGAACCCATCAGCATCACCGGGACAGGGGATCGGGAAAGAGATGTGGCCGAATTGACCGCCCGATGCTCCAGGGCTATCGAGAATTTTATCCGCGAGCACCCGGAACAGTGGGTGTGGTTCCACCGGAGATGGAAAACACTTCCACCGAATGACAGACAGGTAAAGTGAA
The nucleotide sequence above comes from Candidatus Latescibacter sp.. Encoded proteins:
- a CDS encoding lysophospholipid acyltransferase family protein; its protein translation is MSRAGILKQLKKDVAYVFLRGIIGFFCFFPRKTALRIGAFLGMIAPYLARKEYNLVLDQLALAFGTPRNGRDTVDLAHSTFRCMAMNFVDSARLKVMTREEIRAVSIPHNLETLPVILKKGGAIFLTSHTGCWELLGSYLVAEGIPLAVIARRFYDERLEKVLLSMREQAGMRVISRGENTREIIRALRDGYGIGVLIDQDTRVKGTFVDFFGKPAWTATGPAYLSLRYGAPVVPIFTYRDQDDRHHACIGEPISITGTGDRERDVAELTARCSRAIENFIREHPEQWVWFHRRWKTLPPNDRQVK